The Chryseolinea soli genome contains a region encoding:
- a CDS encoding VF530 family DNA-binding protein — MAETQKNNPLHGKTLEMILNELVAHYGWQTLGEVIPVNCFLNNPSIKSSLTFLRKTPWARQKVETFYIETFHG; from the coding sequence ATGGCGGAAACGCAAAAAAATAATCCCCTTCACGGCAAAACCCTGGAGATGATCCTGAACGAACTGGTGGCGCACTATGGCTGGCAGACCTTGGGTGAGGTCATTCCCGTGAACTGCTTCCTGAACAATCCGAGCATTAAGTCGAGTCTCACCTTTTTACGCAAGACGCCGTGGGCGAGGCAAAAAGTGGAGACGTTTTACATCGAGACATTCCACGGCTAA
- a CDS encoding class I SAM-dependent methyltransferase, which produces MNEEAHWNTIASKYNDEIFDVFKSDKDKKLPRYFTKHANLNHRAIDFGCGTGKAFPYLSPIFKEVLAMDISGECLVTARQRPFTNIVFKRADLSQRSVKFPEVDFVFCCNVIMLPEREKNVKMFQNIDRALKPGGTALIVVPSLDSALFSSLRLIDWYKTEGVSVENIPPSDIDYFKNNKREFIQGIVYIDKVPTKHYTAPELEMIFQQTRLDITALEKLEYEWDTEFTSPPSWMKAPYPWDWLIELKKR; this is translated from the coding sequence ATGAATGAAGAAGCACACTGGAATACCATCGCCAGCAAATACAACGACGAGATCTTTGATGTGTTTAAAAGTGACAAAGACAAAAAACTCCCCCGCTATTTTACGAAACACGCCAACCTAAACCATCGCGCTATTGATTTTGGCTGTGGCACGGGAAAGGCCTTTCCGTATTTGTCGCCCATCTTTAAAGAGGTTTTGGCCATGGATATTTCCGGTGAGTGCCTGGTCACCGCGCGGCAGCGACCCTTCACCAACATTGTGTTCAAGCGTGCCGATCTTTCTCAACGGAGTGTGAAATTCCCCGAGGTGGATTTTGTTTTTTGTTGCAATGTGATCATGCTTCCCGAGCGGGAAAAGAATGTGAAGATGTTCCAGAACATCGATCGGGCGTTGAAGCCGGGCGGTACGGCGCTCATTGTGGTGCCTTCGCTGGATTCGGCATTGTTCTCTTCTTTGCGACTGATCGACTGGTACAAAACAGAAGGCGTCAGTGTAGAAAATATCCCGCCTTCCGACATCGACTATTTCAAAAATAATAAACGCGAGTTTATTCAAGGTATCGTGTACATCGACAAAGTTCCTACAAAACATTACACAGCGCCTGAATTGGAGATGATCTTCCAGCAAACGCGTCTCGACATCACAGCGCTGGAAAAACTGGAGTATGAGTGGGATACGGAATTTACATCACCACCGTCGTGGATGAAGGCACCCTATCCCTGGGACTGGCTGATTGAGTTGAAGAAAAGATAA